CCTTACAGCTTAAAGTCGTTGAATCCGAAACCGAAGACGAGATTGCTACTGAAGGTGAATTAGAACTTATTAAAGCCAACTCTAGAAGAGCTTCCTTAGCTACATTGAGACCTAGGCCCTTCGTAGGAGTACAATTTGATTCTGCAAAGAAGACAGCACAAGAAGCTGAGAAGACCGAGGTTGGTAGAGTCAAGTCCAAAGTCTATCTTGCATATAttaaagcatgtggtgtTTTGGGCgttgttttgttttttttgtttatgatATTAACAAGAGTTTTCGACTTGGCAGAGAATTTCTGGCTAAAGTATTGGTCGGAatccaatgaaaaaaatggttcaAATGAAAGAGTTTGGATGTTTGTAGGTGTTTATTCCTTAATTGGGGTTGGATCGGCCGCATTCAATAATCTGAGAAGCATCGTGATGTTACTCTATTGTTCTATCAGGGGCTCTAAGAAGCTGCACGAAAACATGGCAAAATCCGTCATCAGAAGCCCTATGGTCTTTTTTGAGACCACCCCAGTTGGGAGGATCATAAACAGATTTTCATCTGACATGGATGCCGTTGATAGCAGTCTGCAATACATTTTctcattctttttcaaatcaatacTTACCTATTTGGTTACCGTTATATTAGTTGGGTACAATATGCCGTGGTTTTTTGTGTTCAATATGTTCTTGTTGGTAATCTACATTTACTATCAAACATTTTACATTGTGCTATCCAGGGAATTGAAAAGGTTGATCAGTATATCTTACTCACCTATTATGTCATTAATGAGTGAAAGTTTGAACGGTTATTCTATCATTGACGCGTACGaccattttgaaagattcatCTATCTCAATTACGAGAAAATCCAATATAATATCGATTTTGTCTTCAATTTTAGATCTACGAACAGATGGCTCTCCGTCAGATTACAAACCATTGGTGCCACGATTGTTTTGGCTACTGCAATGCTGGCATTAACAACAATGAATACCAAAAAGCAACTAAGTTCGGGTATGGTTGGTCTGTTGATGAGCTACTCATTAGAGGTCACAGGTTCGTTAACTTGGATTGTAAGAACAACTGTGATGATCGAAACTAATATTGTTTCAGTGGAAAGAATTGTTGAGTATTGTGAATTACCATCTGAAGCTCGATCCATTAATCCTGAAAATAGACCAGATGAAAGCTGGCCATCAAAGGGTAGTATCGAATTTAAAAACTACTCCACGAAATACAGAGAAAATTTGGACCCAGTGCTTAAGGACATCAATGTGAGGATTAAGCCgtgtgaaaaaattggtatTGTTGGACGAACGGGTGCAGGAAAATCTACATTGAGCTTAGCTTTATTTAGAATTCTAGAACCTACTGAAGGTTCAATTGTCATTGACGATATTAACATATCCGATTTGGGCTTGTTTGATTTGAGAAGCCATTTAGCTATTATTCCTCAGGATGCACAGGCATTTGAAGGTACCGTAAGGACCAATTTGGATCCTTTCAACCGTTACTCAGAAGGCGAGCTAAAGAAGGCCGTTGACCTGGCGCATTTAGGTCCTCACTTGGAGAAAATGCTTGATAACGAAATAAGAGGTGCTGATGGTGCTGCTGAAGAGAATGGCAACGTTTCAGATGTTCTAAATGTTAAGATTAATGAGAATGGTACTAACTTGTCAGTAGGTCAAAGACAATTACTATGCTTAGCGAGGGCGCTCCTGAACCGCTCCAAGATATTGGTTCTTGATGAGGCTACAGCTTCAGTAGATATGGAAACGGACAAGATCATTCAAGATACAATCAGAAGAGAATTCAAAGATCGTACGATCTTAACAATTGCACATCGTATCGATACTGTGTTAGACAGCGATAAAATTATTGTTCTTGATGAGGGCACTGTGAAAGAATTCGACTCACCCTCAAAATTACTATCTGACAAAGCGTCTATTTTTTACAGTCTTTGTGAGAAAGGGGGGTatttgaaacaataatTTCTACTCTCATACGTCAAGTTTATAGGACTGCATTTAATGCACTGCATGTATATCTTTTATATACGGTGAAACATACGATTCCTTTGGTCCTTTATGCTAGTTCCCGGATTTCGGGTAATCTTTTCATGGGATAATTAAGATGTAAGTAAAACTAAAGCCCATCTTTTCTATCCCCAATAGGATGGCCTCTAGGTACCATTcgaggaagaaaagagagtGACAGCTACGTGTAAGAGACATGAGTTCAAATGAAGAGGTTTTCAGTCAGATAAACGCAACTGCGAATGTGATCGATAATAAGAAGCGTTTACTGTTCGTCCAAGATAGTTGCGCACTAGTTCTAGGGCTTGTTGCAGGGTTTTTGCAGATTGAATCAGTCAGTGGGTTTCTTTGGTTTCTAGTCCTGTACAACGTGATCAACGTCATTTACAT
This genomic window from Saccharomyces kudriavzevii IFO 1802 strain IFO1802 genome assembly, chromosome: 12 contains:
- the EMC6 gene encoding Emc6p (similar to Saccharomyces cerevisiae EMC6 (YLL014W); ancestral locus Anc_5.195), yielding MSSNEEVFSQINATANVIDNKKRLLFVQDSCALVLGLVAGFLQIESVSGFLWFLVLYNVINVIYIVWICQLQPGKFYQSPLQDIFFESFFREITGFVMAWTFGYALIG